The Spirulina subsalsa PCC 9445 region ATCTAGTTAAACATCAACCGAGAAAGCTAAACCCTCGAAAACCAGTATCATTGTCCTAAAGGTTTGCTAGACTAAAAAAGATGATACACCCCTCACCCAGAGGAGATAATTGATATGACCATTTCCTTGGATTGTGAGATCGTCTACCCTGATAGTGATGGTCTACCAATGGCAGACAATACCTTACAATTTCGCTGGATTGTCCTGATTAAAGAAAACCTAGATCTGCTTTTTGCTGACCAGCCCGATGTGTTTGTAGCGGGAGATTTACTCTGGTATCCTGTCCAAGGACACCCAGAAATCCGGGTTGCTCCCGATGCACTGGTAGCATTTGGTCGCCCCAAAGGAGAGCGAGGGTCTTATAAACAGTGGGAAGAGGAGAATATTGCCCCTCAAGTGGTCTTTGAAATTCTGTCCCCCGGCAATGGTTCAGGGGAAATGAGCAGAAAGCAGCAATTTTATAATGATTACGGAGTAGAAGAATATTATATTTACAACCCAGACCGCAACGATTTACAGGGATTTTGCCGTACAGAGGGAGGATTGAGCGCGATTGAGGAAATCCAGAACTGGACAAGTCCTCGTCTAGGGATTCGGTTTGTGGTCACGCCGAATACATTGGAACTGTATCGTGCCGATGGACGACCATTCTTGAGCTTTTTGGAGTTGGAACAAAGAGCCGAACAAGCTGACCAACGGGCCCAACAAGAACGCCAACGGGCCCAACAAGCTGACCAACGAGCCGAACGATTAGCGGCTCAACTCAGAGCGTTAGGTATTGAACCGGAAGTCTAATCTCGGGTGAATTACTCCAGCCGGAAGGGGATGGGGAATTTTTAGCAAATTTGTTAAAAAACAGCAAAAAACACTCAAAAAAAACACTCACTAAGTAACAGTGAGTGTAGGGGAGGTTAGCGAAAAGAACAGAACTATACTTGCGTGAACTCCGACTTCTCTTCTACTGTTTGGCAGACAGATTTAACTTCCGTATAAACCGGAATTGAGAAGGTTGGAAAATCATTGACATTTTCTCTGCCCGCATTTTCTCCATTAGAGTCAGAAAGAGTGACTGGAGAGAGAGGATCAACATTACAAACCCCCTCGGATTTGAAGCGGCGAGATTTTAGTAGCCAATTCGCCCCAAAAGACCCAGCAACGGCACAACTTCCTAATCCAAGTAAGGATAATTTACCCCAAGGAAAGGGTTTATTAAAATCTCTTAGTTCTGATTGTAAAGTTGGTTGAGTTGCAGAATCTCTGGCTCCCTGTGTCTTACTAAAAGGACAGTTAACTAGAGCGTTAGCCGAAGAAGTCGTTCCTAGCAAAGTGCTAGTTACTATGGCTGTTACAGAAAGGAAAGTATGGAAAGAAGATGCTGCTCGCATGACGACCCCCGAGCGGTTTTTATGAACGATTACTAAGAGATAATACTAATATTTTGAGTGATTACTGCTAAATTTGTTACAGAATGAATATTAGCGGCTTACGCTTGGGGGATGAGGAGAAAATTAAAGTCCTATTTTTTAGCTAATCCTCGGTAGAACATTCTAAAGGAGAGCATTTTATCAGAATAGCCAAGAAGAAAGCCTTTGGGAGTCTTGCCGTGTTTCGACCCCAAAGGCTTTCTTATTCGATTCCTCACACACACAATTTAATTATGGGGTGGGGAGGTCTGGGGTGCTTGTCCAAAGGTGACAGTTTAGAAATTGGCATAAGCCAAAATACGGAAAAAGTTCGGGAGTTTGGTAGCCTCGTCTTCCTGAAGTTTGCGCGGCTTCAGCCCGCAGAGTGTCAAGGAGGCTGAACTTTGAGAGTCCCCAGTCTAAAGGTAGGGTGATTCTCAGGTTGTCGGGGGTCGGGTCAAACAGGGGTTAACGACGGCCTGTTTGACAATAACCCACTGGGTTACAGGGGCCATTGCTTTCCAGCCCAAAAATTGACCGACGGGTTCGGCTTTTTGAATGCTAATGCGAGTCAGTTCTCCCCCTAATTTACGCTGCCATTGCAGGAGGATTAATTCACTTTCGACGGTAACAGTATTACACACCAGACGACCCCCTTCGGGCAGTGCCGCCCAACAGGTTTCTAATAAGTCGGGGGTGGTAATCCCTCCCCCAATAAAAATCGCGTCCGGTTGGGGTAAATCGTGGAGGGCTTGGGGTGCTTTTCCGGCAACAATTTTGAGGTGGGGAGTTCCCAAGGCGGTTGCATTATCGGCAATGTATTGTAAGCGGGTGGGATGATGTTCAATGGCGATACTCTGGCAACGGCGATCGCACCGCATCCACTCAATGCCAATGGAACCACAACCCGCCCCCACATCCCAAAGCAATTGTCCGGGTAAGGGCGCTAAGGTCGCCAAGGTAACAGCACGAACTTGTCGTTTTGTCAACTGTCCATCATGCTGGTAGGCGGAATCGGGCAGACCGGGGAGACGCGGGGGGAGGGTGAGGGGATGGGAGGAGACGCAGGTTATGGCGATGACATTCAAAGCCGCAATATCTCTCAAGTCCCAACGATTGGCGATGCCTTGAAGGTGGCGTTCTTTGGGGCTGCCGAGGTGTTCTAACACCGTGATGGGACTCTCGCCAAACCCTTTCTCGGTCAGCATTTGGCAGACCATTGCCGGAGTCTGGGCATCAGCACTGAGCACCAGCAGTTGAGCGCCGGGATACAGCACCCCGTTCAACAAGGCCGGGGGGCGACCACACAAACTCAAGGTTTCCACCTCACTCAGGGACCACCCCAAACGACTACAGGCGAGACTAAACGCCGAAGGAGCCGGAATAATCGTCATTTCAGCTAGGGGAATGTGGCGAGTGAGGGTGACACCAATCCCGTAGCACATGGGATCCCCACTGGCCAAAACACAGACCGCTTGACCCCGACGGCGCATAATTTCCTCAAGGGAGTCCTGTAGGGGAGAAGTCCAGAGGAGTTTTTCCCGCCGATCTTCCGGGGGTAACATTGCCAGATGACGTTCACCCCCCACAATCACGGAGGCAAGAGAGAGGAGACTTCGCCCCACCGGACTTAATCCCTCTAATCCATCCTCGCCAATTCCGATAATTGAGAGCCATTTTGATTGGCTATTGTGATCCGTCATATCTAAGAAGAATTAATGATGATATAGTTCTTTCTATTAATTCCACTTTACTTTAGTTTATGGTTATGTTGCCGCCCATAACCGTTTTGCGGAAAGGATATCGTTTATCCCGTTGGCAAAAATTCACCAAGTTGGAAATTCCCTCGGCGATGATTGGTTTAGTCTGGAATGGGATGATGAGTTTTGGTGGGGGATGGTTTTTTGTGGCGGCGAGTGAGGCGATTAGTGTTTTAAACCAGAGCTATACTTTGCCCGGAATTGGCTCTTATGTTGCTGAGGCGATCGCCCAAGAAGACCTGAAAGCCTTATTATGGTCGTTATTTACTATTGCTCAAGATATAATTAGGCTAGTACAAAGTTAATTCAGATTAAAAGTTATGACCACCACTGCCGATGATGTTTGGCGATTATTAGCCGAATTAGTTGAAGCCCAAAAAGAAACCGAGCGACGTTTTCAAGAAACCGATCATCGTTTTCAAGAAACCGAGCGACGTTTTCAAGAAACCGAACGTATTCTTAAAGAGCAATCTGAGAAAACCGATCGCCAAATTACCAGACTCAGCAAAGAAATTGGTAATCTGGGGGGAAAATGGGGGCGTTTTGTGGAAAATATGGTAGCTCCCGCTTGTGAAACTTTATTTGTCAATCGAGGTATTCCCGTCCATCAAGTGAGTCAACGAGTTAAAAAACGTCTGAACGGTAAAACCTTAGAAATTGATGTTTTGGTCACTAATGAAAATCATGTTTTAGTGGTGGAAGTCAAAAGTAGTTTAAGTGTCGATGATGTGAAAGAATTAATCAAGAATCTAACAGAATTTAGGCAGTTTTTCCCTGAATATAACCAAAAACAATTATATGGGGCAGTAGCAGGAATTGAAATCGAAGAAGGAGCGGATAAATATGCTTATCGTCAAGGTTTATTTGTTTTGGCACAAAGTGGAGAAACTGTATCGATTCTGAACGATGTTCAGTTTCAACCGAGAAATTGGTAAGGGCTTGAAAAACAAGATATAATCGGGTTAGTGTCAAGTTAATTTAGATGAAAAATTATGAGATGAAAAATTATGAGCAGCACCGCCGATGACGTTTGGCGATTATTTTCTAATTACTTCTCTGCGTTGCATGGAGAACAGATAACTGTGAATTGGTTAGTTAAAGCAAATGTTTGTCCCGGCTTATTTTATGGAACCCCTGCCCAAGACGGATTCTTAATCCGCATCCGCACACCGGGGGGATGGCTGACGGCGCAACAGGGAAAGGCGATCGCACAACTCCTCGAACAATGGCAGACTACCATACAAGTAACCAATCGGGCAAATTTGCAAATTCGCGGCGTTCAACAATCCCCTACCTTAGAAGATTTCCAAACCTTACAAAAACTAGGATTAGCCTCCCATAATCCCAGTATCGATCACCTGCGCAACATTATGGCCAGTCCCACGGCCGGAATTGATCCTCAAGAATTAATGGACACTCGTCCGTTAATCCCAAAACTCGATCATTTTATTCAAAATCATCCCGTCCTAGCCGCCTTAAGTCCTAAATTTAGTATAGGAATTGATGGCGGAGGTACGGTAGGAATAGGCACTCGTTCCACCCTAGCCGCAGAACACCGCTATAATGAGATTCAATTGTCTGCAATTGTCCTCAATTCTCAGCCCCATTTACCCCCTACTTTAGGCTTTCGCTTGGCACTGGGAGGGGATAGAAAATTATATAATACTGACTTATTTATGAAGCCAGAAAACGCCTTAGCCGTTGTCTGGGCTTTCGTCAGTGTTTATGTCGATTATGTTCAACAAACCCCCTTAATCCAAGGCAAAAAACCTCGGATGAAACACTTGCTCAAGGATTGGGGAGTTGAAAAATATATAGCACAAGTTCAGTCTCAATTCAATCCTCCTGTGGAAAGAATTAAGCCAACAGTTTCCGATTCAGACTTACCCACTCCACCTTATTTTTATCTAGGCATTCACCCTCAAAAGCAAGCCGGATTATCTTATATTGGTATAGCCTTAAAACTCGGACAATTGACCGCCCCTCAACTAAGGGGATTAGTGGAATTATCCGAAACCTTTGGCCGTCATTACTTACGATTAACCCCTTGGCAGAGCCTTATATTACCCGATATTCCTGAGCAAAAACTCTCCGAATTGTTACCCCAACTGACCGAATTAGGACTATCATCGGCTGGGGGATGGGAAGCCGGGATTGTGGCCTGTGGAGGAAAACCCGGTTGTGGGAAAGCGGCCACTGAAACCCAAGTTCATGCTTCAATCTTAACCGATTATTTAAACAAACACTTACCCGGTCATTCTCCTGTTAATATTCATTTAACAGGTTGTCCGAAGTCCTGCGCTCAACCTAGTCCAGCAGAAATCACACTTTTGGGAACTACCCTTGAAGAAAATGAGCAAATTATCACAGGATATCAAGTCTATATCGGTGATTCTCCCCTAGAGAGCTTACTGGATGCGCAAAACCCATTACAATCACCCTTAGTTGAGGATAAACTTTTGCCAATTTTAAACGAAATAAAACAATTTTTAACCAGCCAAAATTTAAACCTAAAATTTAAACCTAAAATTTAAACCTAAAATTTAAACCTTGGGAACAATAAATACAATGGACTATATTCGCAATGGTGAGGACATTTACCGCAAATCTTTTGCTATTATTCGCGCTGAAGCAAACTTAGAAAGTCTAGCTGATGATTTAGCTCAGGTGGCTGTTCGTCTCATTCACTCCTGCGGGATGACTGATATTACACAAGACTTAGAAGCGTCACCGGATGCCGTGAAAATAGGGCGAAATGCCCTAAGTCAGGGAGTCTCCATTTTTTGTGATTCTCAAATGGTCGCTCACGGTATTACTAAAGCCCGTTTACCCAAAAATAATCCCATTATTTGTACACTCAATCATCCCGATGTTCCCGAAATAGCCCGTCAGATTAATAATACCCGGTCGGCGGCAGCTTTAGAGCTTTGGCGACCGGATTTAGGGGGAGCGGTGGTGGTCATTGGCAATGCACCGACCGCCCTTTTTCGCTTACTAGAATTACTGGATGAAAATGTCGCAAAACCTGCTTTAATTTTAGGGTTTCCGGTTGGATTTGTGGGAGCAGCAGAATCCAAAATGGAATTAGCGGCCAATAGTCGCGGGGTGCCATTTATTACCCTACATGGACGTAGGGGAGGAAGTGCGATCGCCTCGGCCGCCATTAATGCCTTAGCCAAAGAGAGCGAATTATGAATCAATTAGGAAAACTTTACGGATTAGGGGTAGGCCCCGGCGACCCAGAATTACTAACGCTGAAAGCACACCGGATTTTAACGACTGTCCCGGTAATTGCCTATCCTAGCTTAGAAAATGGCAAAGTTTTAGCCCGGTCAATTGTAGCGGATTTTATCCGTCCGGATCAGATTGAAATTCCTATGCCATTACCCTTTAGTGTTGAGCGCAGTTCTCAACCCCATTATGATATAGCAGCCGAAAAGATTGCCGAACATTTAAATTTAGGTCGAGATGTGGCGGTGTTATGTGTCGGAGATCCGATGTTGTATGGCACGTTTATGTATATTTTTAATCGCCTCTGCGATCGCTTTTCCATTGAAGTTGTACCCGGAATTTCCTCGGTGATGGCCAGCGCTGCCATGTTGGGTGTCCCCATTACCTACCGCAATGATGTATTCAGTATAATGCCCGGAACTTTAGAGGCGGAAATTTTGCGCGATCGCCTATCCGGGGTCGAGGCGGCCGCTATCATTAAATTAGGCCGTCATTTCTCTAAAGTTCGGGATATTCTAGACGAACTAGGGTTATTAGAACAGGCCCTTTATATTGAACGAGCCACCCTACCCAATCAGCAAATTATTCCGATTACTGAAATCGATCCAGTTGCTGTTCCCTACTGGGCATTAATTTTAATTCCTAGTCGCACTAAACCGAAATGAAAGCACCCGTCATTGTTATTTTAACAGAAACCAGCGTCACTGTTGCTCGTCAAATTCAAACGGTTTTAAAATCATCAGTAGTTTATGGCTTGAAAGATCGCACCCAGTCGGCGGATTTTACCTATACAAATTTTGGCGAAACCCTGCGAGAATTGTTCCAAACGGGAACGCCCATTATTGGCATTTGTGCGGCAGGAATTTTGATTCGCACAGTCGCCCCCTTATTAAGTAACAAGTGGCAAGAACCCCCGGTATTGGCGATCGCAGAAGATGGCAGCGCCGTAGTCCCTTTATTGGGAGGATTACAAGGGGTTAACGATCTCGCCCGTCAAATTGCCGCCCTGTTGCAAGTTTCCCCCGCTATTACAACCACAGGGGATATTCGCTTTAAAACGACTTTATTATCTCCCCCAGTAGGTTATCGGTTAGTGAATCCGGATGATGCCAAGGGGTTTATTTCAGACTTATTAGCGGGAGAAAAGGTAAAAATCATCGGTCAAGCGGACTGGTTAACAAATAGCAATTTGCCCATTTCATCGGATGCAAACTTAACTATTCAGATTCAAGAAAAGAATAGCTTAGACGGGGCAAACCCTAGCCCCGATTGTTTAGTATATCTCGTTGAAGAGAGCCATAAAACAGGGAAATTAGCCATAGTGGGAACGGGACCCGGGGCTATGGATTGGATGTCGCCCGAAGTGCGAGAGGTACTGGCAGAAGCAACGGATTGGGTGGGGTATAAAACCTATTTAAACTTGGTGGAAGCCCTGCGTAAACCGGAAATTATGCGCCATGAATCCGATAATCGGGTAGAACTGGATCGGGCAGAAATCGCCCTAGATTTAGCCGCTCAGGGGCGCTCTGTTGTGTTAGTCTCTTCTGGTGATCCGGGGATTTATGCCATGGCTTCGGCGGTTTTTGAGGTAATAGAGCAAAAGGCAAAACCGGAATGGGATGCGATCGCCATTCGGGTATGTCCGGGGATTTCCGCCATGCAGGGGGCGGCGGCGCGTGTTGGCGCACCGTTAGGCCATGATTTTTGTGTGATTTCCCTCTCCGATATTCTCAAATCGTGGGACGTGATTGCTCAACGGATTGAGTTAGCCGCACAAGCTGATTTTGCGATCGCCTTTTATAATCCAGTGTCTAAAGAGCGGACTTGGCAACTGGAGAAAGCTAAAGAAATTTTGTTACGATGGCGAGAGCCTCAAACTCCTGTCGTGTTGGTGCAGAATTTAGGGCGCAACGGGGAAAAGGTGACAGTCAAATCTCTAGAACAATTAACCCTTGAAGATGCCGATATGCGAACAGTCATTTTGATAGGTTCCAGTAAAACCCGGATCATTCGCCAAGGGAAAACAAAACAATGGATATATACTCCACGCCACTATAGCCATCCGATTTAAGTTTTAATTCCTTGGTCACTTTAACCCGTATTACAGGGGGACTTCATGCCCCTATTACCATCT contains the following coding sequences:
- a CDS encoding bifunctional cobalt-precorrin-7 (C(5))-methyltransferase/cobalt-precorrin-6B (C(15))-methyltransferase, whose product is MTDHNSQSKWLSIIGIGEDGLEGLSPVGRSLLSLASVIVGGERHLAMLPPEDRREKLLWTSPLQDSLEEIMRRRGQAVCVLASGDPMCYGIGVTLTRHIPLAEMTIIPAPSAFSLACSRLGWSLSEVETLSLCGRPPALLNGVLYPGAQLLVLSADAQTPAMVCQMLTEKGFGESPITVLEHLGSPKERHLQGIANRWDLRDIAALNVIAITCVSSHPLTLPPRLPGLPDSAYQHDGQLTKRQVRAVTLATLAPLPGQLLWDVGAGCGSIGIEWMRCDRRCQSIAIEHHPTRLQYIADNATALGTPHLKIVAGKAPQALHDLPQPDAIFIGGGITTPDLLETCWAALPEGGRLVCNTVTVESELILLQWQRKLGGELTRISIQKAEPVGQFLGWKAMAPVTQWVIVKQAVVNPCLTRPPTT
- the cobJ gene encoding precorrin-3B C(17)-methyltransferase: MKAPVIVILTETSVTVARQIQTVLKSSVVYGLKDRTQSADFTYTNFGETLRELFQTGTPIIGICAAGILIRTVAPLLSNKWQEPPVLAIAEDGSAVVPLLGGLQGVNDLARQIAALLQVSPAITTTGDIRFKTTLLSPPVGYRLVNPDDAKGFISDLLAGEKVKIIGQADWLTNSNLPISSDANLTIQIQEKNSLDGANPSPDCLVYLVEESHKTGKLAIVGTGPGAMDWMSPEVREVLAEATDWVGYKTYLNLVEALRKPEIMRHESDNRVELDRAEIALDLAAQGRSVVLVSSGDPGIYAMASAVFEVIEQKAKPEWDAIAIRVCPGISAMQGAAARVGAPLGHDFCVISLSDILKSWDVIAQRIELAAQADFAIAFYNPVSKERTWQLEKAKEILLRWREPQTPVVLVQNLGRNGEKVTVKSLEQLTLEDADMRTVILIGSSKTRIIRQGKTKQWIYTPRHYSHPI
- a CDS encoding precorrin-8X methylmutase — its product is MDYIRNGEDIYRKSFAIIRAEANLESLADDLAQVAVRLIHSCGMTDITQDLEASPDAVKIGRNALSQGVSIFCDSQMVAHGITKARLPKNNPIICTLNHPDVPEIARQINNTRSAAALELWRPDLGGAVVVIGNAPTALFRLLELLDENVAKPALILGFPVGFVGAAESKMELAANSRGVPFITLHGRRGGSAIASAAINALAKESEL
- the cobI gene encoding precorrin-2 C(20)-methyltransferase, encoding MNQLGKLYGLGVGPGDPELLTLKAHRILTTVPVIAYPSLENGKVLARSIVADFIRPDQIEIPMPLPFSVERSSQPHYDIAAEKIAEHLNLGRDVAVLCVGDPMLYGTFMYIFNRLCDRFSIEVVPGISSVMASAAMLGVPITYRNDVFSIMPGTLEAEILRDRLSGVEAAAIIKLGRHFSKVRDILDELGLLEQALYIERATLPNQQIIPITEIDPVAVPYWALILIPSRTKPK
- the cobG gene encoding precorrin-3B synthase yields the protein MNWLVKANVCPGLFYGTPAQDGFLIRIRTPGGWLTAQQGKAIAQLLEQWQTTIQVTNRANLQIRGVQQSPTLEDFQTLQKLGLASHNPSIDHLRNIMASPTAGIDPQELMDTRPLIPKLDHFIQNHPVLAALSPKFSIGIDGGGTVGIGTRSTLAAEHRYNEIQLSAIVLNSQPHLPPTLGFRLALGGDRKLYNTDLFMKPENALAVVWAFVSVYVDYVQQTPLIQGKKPRMKHLLKDWGVEKYIAQVQSQFNPPVERIKPTVSDSDLPTPPYFYLGIHPQKQAGLSYIGIALKLGQLTAPQLRGLVELSETFGRHYLRLTPWQSLILPDIPEQKLSELLPQLTELGLSSAGGWEAGIVACGGKPGCGKAATETQVHASILTDYLNKHLPGHSPVNIHLTGCPKSCAQPSPAEITLLGTTLEENEQIITGYQVYIGDSPLESLLDAQNPLQSPLVEDKLLPILNEIKQFLTSQNLNLKFKPKI
- a CDS encoding Uma2 family endonuclease, producing MTISLDCEIVYPDSDGLPMADNTLQFRWIVLIKENLDLLFADQPDVFVAGDLLWYPVQGHPEIRVAPDALVAFGRPKGERGSYKQWEEENIAPQVVFEILSPGNGSGEMSRKQQFYNDYGVEEYYIYNPDRNDLQGFCRTEGGLSAIEEIQNWTSPRLGIRFVVTPNTLELYRADGRPFLSFLELEQRAEQADQRAQQERQRAQQADQRAERLAAQLRALGIEPEV